In a genomic window of Coprococcus eutactus:
- a CDS encoding Firmicu-CTERM sorting domain-containing protein: MKNRRTKIKRLTGIITAVCMVIIFSGISIFGSQAQTLSDGNGGSIEVTTDGEYIYLEYNGSWTNYIQQTFDVSVNGQTAPGALSKLVINTGNNGDGSSFNVLNAWYQAIDGAAGYTTNAGASSSGWGYADMSWSAKVPVSTYGTDVRNITIGWNGNTAGLDIADGSSSSEATTEAGSETTTEAESESTTEATENSTEETTTEDATEDTTVTTEQASESTTEQITTEGSTTEQTTEKATTETGTTEEITGPVTSGLVIDGYYGEWSQYPSADITYNSNNGYSVHKGQLAVENGRLYVHFSMNDLYTSQMQFHLWNITVDGKSCVLNVLPVNSDGSINWGGQTNGFGAGVYRNFGVFAGYYNDVDGDVAFTVYDAAHTEMGKGDEIEFSISLDKLADYLGIKLDQGATITVSNPNIGTEGVTITGTPTGPWAGAAIALLMAIGGVIVYRRKRI, encoded by the coding sequence ATGAAGAACAGAAGAACTAAAATCAAGAGACTTACAGGGATTATAACTGCGGTATGCATGGTGATCATCTTTTCAGGTATTTCCATATTTGGAAGTCAGGCGCAGACACTCTCCGATGGAAATGGTGGAAGCATAGAAGTGACAACGGATGGCGAGTACATCTATCTGGAATATAATGGTTCATGGACTAATTACATTCAGCAGACATTTGATGTATCCGTAAATGGACAGACAGCTCCGGGGGCATTATCCAAGTTAGTTATAAACACAGGCAACAATGGCGATGGTTCATCATTTAACGTGTTAAATGCATGGTATCAGGCAATCGACGGCGCTGCTGGTTATACGACAAATGCCGGCGCATCGTCATCTGGCTGGGGATATGCGGATATGTCCTGGAGTGCAAAGGTGCCAGTCAGCACATATGGAACGGATGTACGGAATATAACAATAGGCTGGAATGGCAATACGGCCGGGCTTGATATAGCAGATGGTAGTTCATCCTCAGAGGCGACCACGGAGGCCGGAAGCGAGACAACTACGGAGGCTGAGAGTGAGTCAACCACAGAGGCTACAGAGAACAGCACAGAAGAGACTACGACCGAAGATGCGACTGAGGATACCACAGTGACAACAGAGCAGGCATCAGAGAGCACTACAGAACAGATAACAACTGAAGGCAGCACTACAGAACAGACAACGGAGAAAGCCACAACAGAGACGGGAACAACTGAGGAGATCACAGGACCTGTCACATCCGGACTTGTGATCGATGGGTATTATGGTGAGTGGAGTCAGTATCCGTCAGCGGATATAACTTACAACAGTAACAATGGTTACTCAGTTCACAAGGGACAGCTTGCAGTGGAGAATGGAAGACTGTATGTACACTTTTCCATGAACGATCTGTATACATCCCAGATGCAGTTCCATCTGTGGAATATAACAGTGGATGGAAAGTCATGTGTGCTCAATGTACTACCTGTGAATTCCGACGGGTCCATAAACTGGGGTGGTCAGACTAATGGCTTTGGAGCAGGAGTATACAGGAATTTTGGCGTGTTTGCAGGCTACTACAATGATGTGGATGGAGATGTGGCATTCACAGTATATGATGCAGCACACACAGAAATGGGCAAGGGTGATGAGATAGAGTTCTCCATATCACTTGACAAACTGGCAGACTATCTTGGCATAAAGCTGGATCAGGGGGCAACAATCACTGTATCAAACCCTAATATAGGTACGGAGGGTGTTACAATAACCGGAACACCTACAGGTCCTTGGGCTGGTGCTGCTATAGCCTTGCTCATGGCCATAGGCGGAGTAATAGTATATAGAAGAAAGAGAATATAA
- a CDS encoding alanine/glycine:cation symporter family protein yields MEKLLKIITDVNSSVNNFIWGVPSMICIVGVGLWLLIRNRGVQFTKFGYAFKHTFGRIFNKKETSEGAISPFQAVCTALAGTVGTGNIAGVAGAIAIGGPGAVFWMWISALLGMGTKFAEVVLAVFYREKDANGDWVGGPMYYIKNGLGKKAYFLAVAYSILGILTVFGTGNATQVNTITTAIDSALFNYNLADRSNAFTINLVIGIIIAILVALILIGGIKRIGRVAEKLVPFMAAMYIIMAIILVLINIKSVPDVFASIFEGAFNPKSVTGGVVGSLFLSMRKGVSRGIFSNEAGLGTGSIAHACSDVKHPVQQGLWGIFEVFIDTIVICTLTALVILCSGTDIAYGQAAGADLTINGFVATYGNWISIFTAVALCCFAFSTILGWGLYGSRCVGFLIGSRFIKPFMVVYAFVAIIGATMDLGLLWDIADTFNGLMIIPNLIAVFMLSGTVVKLTREYFDDGPGKFGVEISK; encoded by the coding sequence ATGGAGAAATTACTTAAGATCATCACTGATGTCAATTCATCGGTGAACAATTTTATATGGGGAGTGCCATCCATGATATGTATCGTGGGTGTTGGACTGTGGCTCCTCATAAGAAATCGTGGCGTTCAGTTTACAAAGTTTGGATATGCTTTCAAACATACGTTTGGAAGGATATTCAACAAGAAGGAGACCTCAGAAGGTGCCATAAGTCCATTTCAGGCTGTATGTACAGCACTGGCGGGAACTGTTGGGACGGGAAATATAGCGGGAGTTGCCGGAGCCATCGCCATAGGCGGTCCGGGAGCAGTATTCTGGATGTGGATATCAGCACTTCTTGGAATGGGAACAAAGTTTGCAGAGGTAGTTCTGGCGGTGTTCTATAGAGAGAAAGATGCAAATGGTGACTGGGTTGGAGGCCCAATGTATTATATCAAGAACGGTCTCGGCAAGAAGGCGTACTTCCTTGCCGTGGCATATTCGATTTTAGGTATACTAACTGTGTTTGGAACCGGAAATGCAACCCAGGTCAACACCATAACAACGGCTATAGACTCAGCTCTTTTTAACTACAATCTAGCTGACAGGAGCAATGCATTTACAATAAACCTTGTGATAGGAATCATAATAGCCATTCTTGTTGCGCTTATACTGATAGGCGGAATAAAGCGAATAGGAAGAGTCGCTGAAAAACTCGTGCCATTTATGGCGGCAATGTATATAATTATGGCTATAATCCTTGTCTTAATAAATATCAAGAGTGTGCCTGACGTGTTTGCATCGATATTTGAGGGCGCATTCAATCCAAAGTCCGTCACAGGCGGAGTGGTTGGCAGCCTGTTCCTTAGCATGCGAAAGGGCGTGTCGAGAGGTATCTTCTCCAATGAGGCAGGTCTTGGTACAGGATCAATAGCCCATGCATGTTCAGATGTAAAGCACCCGGTGCAGCAGGGGCTCTGGGGAATATTTGAGGTGTTCATCGATACTATCGTTATATGTACACTCACAGCCCTTGTTATCCTGTGCAGTGGAACAGATATAGCGTATGGACAGGCAGCAGGTGCAGACCTGACAATAAATGGTTTTGTAGCCACATATGGAAACTGGATATCTATATTTACGGCAGTTGCTCTTTGCTGTTTTGCTTTTTCAACAATTCTCGGATGGGGACTTTACGGTTCTAGGTGCGTAGGATTCCTGATCGGAAGCAGATTCATAAAGCCATTCATGGTAGTGTATGCATTTGTCGCGATCATAGGAGCAACAATGGATCTCGGACTCCTGTGGGATATAGCGGATACATTCAACGGCCTCATGATAATACCGAACCTTATCGCTGTGTTTATGCTTTCTGGTACTGTCGTTAAGCTCACCCGTGAATATTTTGATGATGGTCCGGGCAAGTTTGGAGTTGAGATTAGTAAATAG
- a CDS encoding tubulin-like doman-containing protein: MILIDTQKEEFSKLKDIRVFGKISHENRFNKNFLVIGLGGLGSRAVCALKGMLVNDITPEDNINFLMIDSDISEMERTIEDSKEGVGFNALEVISIYRPDIENVLENGIQNNKIHKNLANWMSPEFPEIIIGRDGAKGNRQIGRLMFSNAYTDIRMLLFDKLQAVYDKTEEGTVDVLIVSGVSGGTGSGILSDVAYNIRAYGKAKKWNNLRIGGCLLMPDVLFGYKAVYEDTELVSRLNANGCATMKEVDYYMKLSEKDDNYTFISKDNKMVIRENLFDACMLVSGRKDSQGYIPEGFVLKDVASFIYRLASNKYIGNNDVDNDRKLLRDVFFENEGYAITNWKMEHNDEDIKKSNCYYKVVSEADYHIPIKEIENMCENDIFSQAYKGLYRSPFKEGNAEADIKGVLTELTEFLGEDAGENIKLNVGGLIQYSQITKPTYKMIKKHTDGLREGFATKMENFEKELPVIIKSMKNKLWGALDDVIVKYMKEFGPFGAIDIIGAPSAGVTDSTKGMMAEVKKLEKMMKDYTPSGEYTRIIDSIKEIVAKRFFTFPSAKRETENGYYEACIKEMLAAERTKLIDELDAQDLFGDTLRWLQQRAERLDEIYSQFGEDLKNSIDDLSIAGSQTVVNILKKAKRHEFLPTDYVTSKRIGEMSSGIIKLMLDNEANIDNGRVIPVKDEMEKIYREFFSGVGAYGPEKMFTVAFSDNKLTEQDINVMFGSPVNDRRTAIMEEAAKAFVDDISEEQPLCVLKDDYKEKLLAKKYISVPNVMPYFSKAVKAILMGKPYNEKEDSITLNPGEIEISIDDIFVGVPVSMMQCAMEMQMAYNAVYDYKGLHIDEVNKDMKSFPDFVTI, encoded by the coding sequence ATGATACTTATTGATACTCAAAAAGAGGAGTTTAGCAAGCTTAAGGATATTCGTGTCTTCGGAAAGATAAGCCATGAGAACAGATTTAACAAGAATTTTCTGGTGATAGGTCTTGGTGGACTTGGAAGCAGAGCTGTATGTGCGTTGAAAGGGATGCTGGTGAATGATATAACCCCGGAAGACAATATTAATTTTCTCATGATCGATTCAGATATTTCAGAGATGGAACGGACTATAGAGGATAGCAAAGAAGGGGTTGGTTTCAATGCTCTTGAGGTTATCAGTATATACAGACCTGATATAGAAAATGTACTTGAGAATGGGATCCAGAACAACAAGATACATAAGAATCTTGCTAACTGGATGAGTCCAGAATTTCCAGAGATAATAATAGGAAGAGATGGCGCAAAGGGAAACAGACAGATTGGCCGTCTGATGTTTTCCAATGCTTATACAGATATAAGGATGTTGTTGTTTGACAAACTGCAGGCAGTGTACGACAAGACAGAGGAGGGTACAGTTGATGTACTCATAGTGTCTGGCGTCTCCGGAGGAACCGGAAGTGGAATCCTGTCAGATGTGGCATACAATATAAGGGCTTACGGCAAGGCGAAGAAGTGGAATAACCTCAGGATAGGTGGTTGTCTATTGATGCCGGATGTGTTATTTGGATATAAAGCAGTATATGAGGATACAGAGCTCGTGTCCAGACTAAATGCAAATGGATGTGCGACCATGAAGGAAGTGGATTATTACATGAAGCTTTCTGAGAAGGATGACAATTATACATTTATTAGTAAGGATAACAAGATGGTCATCAGAGAGAATCTCTTTGATGCCTGTATGCTTGTATCGGGAAGAAAAGATTCCCAGGGCTATATTCCTGAAGGGTTTGTACTGAAAGATGTGGCAAGTTTCATTTACAGGCTTGCCAGCAACAAATATATCGGCAACAACGATGTCGACAATGACAGGAAGCTTCTTAGAGATGTTTTCTTTGAGAATGAAGGCTATGCCATAACCAACTGGAAGATGGAGCATAATGATGAAGATATCAAGAAGTCTAACTGCTACTATAAGGTTGTAAGCGAGGCTGATTACCATATTCCAATCAAGGAGATTGAGAATATGTGTGAGAATGATATATTTTCACAGGCGTACAAGGGATTATACCGTTCTCCTTTTAAAGAGGGCAACGCGGAGGCAGATATCAAGGGTGTCCTCACAGAACTCACAGAGTTCCTAGGAGAGGATGCTGGGGAGAATATCAAGCTGAATGTGGGCGGACTTATCCAGTACAGTCAGATCACCAAGCCAACATATAAGATGATCAAGAAGCATACAGATGGACTCAGAGAGGGATTTGCTACCAAAATGGAGAATTTCGAGAAAGAACTCCCTGTCATAATAAAGTCCATGAAGAATAAACTTTGGGGCGCGCTGGATGATGTTATCGTTAAATATATGAAGGAATTTGGTCCGTTTGGCGCAATAGATATTATAGGAGCTCCGAGTGCGGGAGTAACTGACTCCACCAAGGGTATGATGGCTGAGGTCAAAAAGCTTGAAAAAATGATGAAGGATTACACTCCGTCGGGAGAGTATACGAGAATCATCGATTCCATAAAGGAGATTGTGGCAAAGAGATTTTTTACATTCCCATCTGCCAAGAGGGAGACCGAGAATGGATACTATGAAGCATGTATCAAGGAGATGCTTGCCGCGGAGAGAACAAAGCTTATAGATGAACTTGACGCACAGGATTTGTTTGGCGATACTCTCAGATGGCTTCAACAGAGGGCTGAGAGACTTGACGAGATATATTCACAGTTCGGGGAGGATCTTAAGAATTCCATAGATGATCTGTCTATTGCGGGCAGTCAGACAGTTGTGAACATATTAAAGAAGGCCAAGAGACATGAATTTCTTCCTACGGACTATGTTACATCCAAGAGGATAGGAGAGATGAGTTCAGGCATTATCAAGCTCATGCTTGATAATGAGGCCAACATTGACAACGGAAGAGTCATACCGGTTAAAGATGAGATGGAGAAGATTTACAGAGAATTTTTCTCCGGTGTTGGAGCTTACGGACCTGAAAAGATGTTTACAGTTGCATTTTCGGATAATAAACTTACGGAACAAGATATCAATGTAATGTTTGGCTCACCGGTCAATGATCGCCGTACAGCTATCATGGAGGAGGCTGCAAAGGCATTTGTGGATGATATATCAGAGGAACAGCCACTCTGTGTACTTAAGGATGATTACAAGGAGAAGCTGCTTGCGAAGAAATATATTTCAGTTCCTAATGTTATGCCGTATTTCAGTAAGGCAGTGAAGGCGATACTCATGGGCAAGCCATACAATGAGAAGGAAGACTCGATAACATTGAATCCTGGCGAGATTGAGATATCCATAGATGATATATTTGTGGGTGTCCCTGTTTCCATGATGCAGTGTGCAATGGAGATGCAGATGGCATACAATGCGGTTTATGATTACAAGGGACTTCATATAGATGAGGTCAATAAGGATATGAAGAGTTTCCCAGACTTTGTGACTATATAA
- a CDS encoding FtsX-like permease family protein — MTINTKYFDVDLKDGKNRVAISSSFAEKYGYGVGDEIVLHDEENDIDYGFTVDSVTQYTPSFYVFMAIDDARELFGAESDEYNVVFADKDLGVDPARLYATTTKADIESAAGIFADQMKSMVVMIVIISTLIFVVVMYLMMKVMIDRSVFSISLIKVFGYRTKEIRKLYLDGNFFIIAIGAAICLPLAKLIMSAVYPSLVSNVNCGVKLTFVPWL; from the coding sequence TTGACAATTAATACTAAGTATTTTGATGTTGACCTTAAGGATGGCAAGAACAGAGTTGCCATATCATCATCATTTGCTGAGAAATATGGTTATGGTGTGGGTGACGAAATCGTGCTCCACGACGAGGAGAATGATATAGATTATGGTTTTACAGTGGACAGTGTGACACAGTATACTCCGTCGTTCTATGTTTTTATGGCTATTGATGACGCAAGGGAACTGTTCGGTGCAGAAAGTGACGAGTACAATGTGGTATTTGCAGATAAAGATCTGGGAGTTGATCCGGCAAGACTGTATGCAACCACAACAAAGGCTGATATCGAGTCTGCTGCCGGAATATTTGCTGATCAGATGAAGAGCATGGTTGTTATGATAGTTATTATCTCGACACTTATATTCGTAGTGGTAATGTATTTGATGATGAAGGTTATGATAGACAGATCAGTATTTTCAATCTCGCTTATAAAGGTGTTCGGATACAGGACAAAGGAGATAAGGAAGCTATATCTGGATGGCAATTTCTTCATAATCGCAATTGGAGCAGCCATATGCCTGCCACTTGCAAAGCTCATAATGAGTGCAGTGTATCCTTCTCTGGTGTCAAATGTAAACTGTGGCGTCAAGCTGACATTTGTCCCATGGCTCTAG
- a CDS encoding helix-turn-helix domain-containing protein encodes MSKKATKALNNKYYVARYNASKNNDSLTSREKSAEVLNIDRTRLSRIELGTVVPYPEEVLSMSKAYDIPELCNSYCSSDCPIGKETVKPINADSLDRLILQFLGSSKKMEDISEQLIEITADGIVDETEVAAFDAILDELERMSVNIQSLMLWAQKNRDALKEKNN; translated from the coding sequence ATGAGTAAAAAAGCGACAAAGGCTCTTAATAATAAATATTATGTAGCGAGGTACAATGCTTCTAAGAATAATGATAGTCTTACAAGCAGGGAGAAAAGTGCAGAGGTTCTTAATATCGACAGAACAAGGCTTTCTAGGATAGAGCTTGGAACAGTAGTCCCGTATCCGGAGGAAGTGCTGTCCATGTCAAAGGCGTATGACATACCTGAGCTTTGCAACAGCTATTGTTCAAGCGACTGCCCTATAGGAAAAGAGACTGTGAAGCCTATAAATGCAGATAGTTTGGACAGACTTATACTCCAGTTCCTTGGTTCATCAAAGAAAATGGAGGATATATCAGAACAGCTCATAGAAATAACCGCTGATGGAATAGTCGATGAAACTGAGGTGGCAGCATTTGATGCGATTCTTGATGAACTTGAGAGGATGTCTGTAAATATACAGTCGCTTATGCTCTGGGCACAGAAGAACAGAGATGCCCTGAAAGAGAAGAACAATTAA
- a CDS encoding TIGR03111 family XrtG-associated glycosyltransferase, protein MTLITQIFHSSILFWAAWVIIPIVMEIIPTICNFFILIKKKLVSRKEKVINFSPEITLIIPVYNQEHSLHRCISSIDASSYPNSKIYILVVNNMSTDRSFDVFCKCQEEFPDLTMNWVNSRQGKSKALNLGLFNSYGKYIIHIDSDGVLQRDAIRNMVTKFERNPDIDCMTGTIMTNPEMVDDTDRFGLRLLRKLEFFEYCQAFLAGRNFQSEFNNIFTLSGAFSAFRRSTIMKTNMYNTDTVCEDTHVTFQIRDVLGDKVALCSEAIFYVDPIEDMNRLYIQRQRWQRGEIEVVHMFMKNRMNAVRGFFSDFIVRLIMFDHTFAFPRMIWYFALICLGIFQDYPFTLIIDSVIIMYFLYVFTTTLLYICISLFLSPFKQLRRYYMRKWYLVFLLPLYNFVVFWFRFAGIINSMKSRGSWKMQNFSEERQTAWSIIKHDFRWLGRLVYKVTGRRKCHEQES, encoded by the coding sequence ATGACACTGATAACACAGATCTTTCATAGCTCCATACTTTTCTGGGCGGCATGGGTCATCATACCGATCGTTATGGAGATCATACCGACTATATGCAATTTCTTCATACTGATAAAGAAGAAGCTTGTGTCAAGGAAGGAGAAGGTGATCAACTTCTCACCGGAGATAACACTTATCATACCTGTATACAATCAGGAGCACAGCCTTCACAGATGTATAAGCTCCATAGATGCGTCAAGCTATCCAAACAGCAAGATATATATACTTGTTGTAAATAATATGAGCACGGACAGGAGCTTTGACGTATTCTGCAAATGTCAGGAGGAATTTCCTGATCTTACAATGAACTGGGTAAATTCAAGGCAGGGAAAATCAAAGGCTCTCAATCTGGGACTTTTCAACAGCTATGGCAAATATATCATACACATAGACAGCGATGGTGTGCTTCAGAGGGATGCCATCAGGAATATGGTGACCAAATTCGAGAGAAATCCTGACATCGACTGCATGACCGGAACGATCATGACCAACCCTGAAATGGTCGATGATACTGACAGATTTGGGCTCAGACTGCTTAGAAAACTGGAGTTCTTTGAATACTGTCAGGCGTTTCTTGCTGGTAGGAATTTCCAGTCGGAGTTCAACAATATATTCACTTTGTCAGGTGCTTTCTCAGCATTCAGACGTTCGACCATCATGAAGACAAATATGTACAACACGGATACCGTGTGCGAGGATACGCATGTAACGTTTCAGATAAGGGATGTGCTCGGAGATAAGGTAGCACTGTGCAGTGAAGCTATATTCTATGTTGATCCGATAGAAGATATGAATAGACTATATATACAGAGACAGAGATGGCAGAGGGGTGAGATAGAGGTTGTCCACATGTTCATGAAGAACAGGATGAACGCCGTGCGCGGATTCTTCTCTGACTTCATTGTGAGATTGATTATGTTCGATCATACATTTGCATTCCCACGTATGATATGGTACTTTGCGCTGATATGCCTTGGTATATTTCAGGATTATCCGTTTACGCTCATCATAGATTCGGTCATAATCATGTATTTTTTGTATGTGTTTACCACAACACTGCTATATATATGTATAAGTCTTTTCCTGAGTCCGTTTAAACAGCTCAGAAGATATTACATGAGAAAATGGTATCTTGTATTCCTGCTTCCTCTGTACAACTTTGTCGTGTTCTGGTTCAGATTTGCAGGAATAATCAACTCCATGAAGTCCAGGGGAAGCTGGAAAATGCAAAATTTCAGCGAGGAGAGACAGACGGCGTGGAGCATCATAAAGCATGACTTCCGCTGGCTTGGAAGATTGGTGTACAAGGTGACAGGAAGGAGAAAATGTCATGAGCAGGAAAGCTGA
- the xrtG gene encoding exosortase family protein XrtG, with amino-acid sequence MMNMFFVIVLVLWIYILTVLKRGKLDFWYFITGSIGLFVFMLIKIEPVVLAPLQKSVSAVAGMFGDMTGIYEGYFNKNIVFISTGDANLSMYIDYECSGIVEMLAFLSLLWFFPMYHTYEKVVLSIVGPALIFAANVLRIFTICLIVHVFGGGSYFVAHSIIGRLVFYACTVLLYFFVFTKAQIIRQKVGGFRYDTDNTDLS; translated from the coding sequence ATGATGAATATGTTTTTTGTTATAGTACTGGTTTTGTGGATATATATATTGACCGTACTGAAACGTGGAAAGCTGGATTTCTGGTATTTTATAACCGGAAGCATAGGCCTTTTTGTATTTATGCTCATCAAGATTGAACCGGTCGTTCTTGCACCTCTCCAGAAGAGCGTGTCTGCGGTTGCCGGCATGTTCGGAGATATGACAGGCATATATGAGGGATACTTCAACAAGAACATAGTGTTCATATCGACTGGTGATGCCAACCTGTCAATGTATATAGATTATGAGTGCTCAGGAATAGTGGAGATGCTGGCATTCCTGTCGCTTTTGTGGTTTTTCCCTATGTACCACACATATGAAAAGGTGGTACTCAGCATAGTTGGACCAGCCCTGATATTTGCGGCAAATGTACTCAGGATATTCACCATATGTCTCATTGTTCATGTGTTTGGCGGCGGTTCGTACTTCGTTGCACACAGCATAATAGGACGTCTGGTATTCTATGCATGTACTGTGCTTTTGTATTTCTTCGTGTTCACAAAGGCTCAGATCATCAGACAGAAGGTAGGAGGTTTCAGATATGACACTGATAACACAGATCTTTCATAG
- a CDS encoding NYN domain-containing protein, whose translation MEEISSEISNKYAILIDSENVSAKYIESIFDELSRLGSITVRKIYGDWSKNNNGWDKDCLLSYSIQPVQQFSYTAGKNSTDSAMIIDAMDLLYTSNIDGFCLVTSDSDFTRLASRLREAGKQVIGMGERKTPKAFVSACTSFKILDSLVNEDLNKPASKPVSMETAVSDESSITSIRDIKKTVYNIIDENEDKDKKTHMGEIGSRLVNKYPDFDVRNYGYSKLSTFLSEEFDDLDIDKGRQKFVSIKNHMDPKSEVKDKIIRLLTESTDTMYNMGRLNTELKNIIPGFSIKKYGYSKFSSFLKSFGCFEIVGDRVKVTEKQI comes from the coding sequence ATGGAAGAAATATCAAGTGAAATTTCTAACAAATATGCTATACTTATTGACTCGGAGAATGTATCAGCAAAATATATTGAGAGTATATTTGATGAGCTTTCAAGACTTGGCTCCATAACAGTCAGGAAGATATATGGAGACTGGTCAAAGAATAATAACGGCTGGGACAAGGATTGCCTTTTGTCCTACTCTATACAGCCGGTGCAGCAGTTTTCCTATACAGCCGGCAAAAACTCAACAGATTCGGCAATGATAATAGATGCCATGGATCTGCTTTATACAAGCAATATAGATGGATTCTGTCTGGTGACGAGTGACAGTGATTTCACAAGACTGGCATCGAGACTCAGAGAGGCTGGCAAGCAGGTGATAGGAATGGGAGAGCGAAAAACGCCAAAGGCTTTTGTCAGTGCATGTACCAGCTTTAAGATACTCGACTCTCTTGTGAATGAAGACCTTAACAAGCCTGCATCAAAGCCTGTTTCTATGGAGACTGCGGTTTCGGATGAATCAAGTATAACAAGTATAAGAGACATAAAGAAGACTGTATACAACATCATTGATGAGAATGAGGATAAGGACAAAAAGACTCATATGGGTGAGATTGGTAGCCGCCTTGTGAACAAATATCCTGATTTTGACGTGAGAAATTATGGATATTCTAAGCTTTCAACATTTCTCAGCGAGGAGTTTGATGACCTTGACATAGACAAGGGAAGACAGAAATTTGTGTCCATCAAGAACCACATGGATCCGAAGAGTGAGGTAAAGGACAAGATAATCAGACTCCTCACGGAAAGCACGGATACTATGTACAATATGGGAAGATTGAATACGGAACTCAAGAATATTATTCCTGGGTTCAGCATAAAGAAATATGGATATAGCAAATTCTCCAGTTTCCTTAAAAGTTTCGGGTGCTTTGAGATAGTTGGAGACCGGGTAAAGGTTACAGAAAAACAGATATAG
- a CDS encoding 4'-phosphopantetheinyl transferase family protein → MDYLLYVMDTRALEDDAEFERWLEMVSEYRRRKVLRLRRREDRNASLAAGCLLSYALKQYAGIDERNIVYIKNKSGKPFIIENYDEQYDLGRNAPGVDRMCASAYRNDNTDIQFSISHTEGCVAVVVGGNVCGIDVEHIRRIPDSIVNRMYSKEDAERIADIEDESEKADIYSTCVWTRREAFGKMTGTGLLMSDPDQKKVMDDGYMAERNAVLTNYEIGQYPSGKLFIINCKESVKAQFVVAVCSEKGASIADLHVIDSHKLEI, encoded by the coding sequence ATGGATTATTTGTTGTATGTCATGGATACAAGGGCACTTGAGGACGATGCAGAATTTGAACGGTGGCTTGAAATGGTGTCTGAATACAGAAGAAGAAAAGTTCTGAGGCTTAGAAGAAGAGAGGATAGAAATGCAAGTCTTGCCGCAGGATGTCTGCTTTCATATGCGTTAAAGCAGTATGCGGGTATAGATGAGCGGAATATTGTATATATAAAGAATAAATCAGGGAAACCATTTATCATAGAAAATTATGATGAGCAGTATGATCTGGGGAGAAATGCTCCCGGTGTGGACAGAATGTGTGCGTCTGCGTACAGAAATGATAATACTGATATACAATTTTCCATAAGCCACACAGAAGGGTGCGTTGCTGTTGTGGTTGGAGGAAACGTATGTGGTATTGATGTGGAGCATATTAGACGCATACCGGACAGCATAGTAAACAGAATGTACTCAAAGGAGGATGCAGAACGGATAGCGGATATTGAGGATGAAAGTGAAAAAGCAGATATATATAGCACATGTGTGTGGACCAGAAGGGAAGCTTTTGGAAAGATGACTGGGACAGGGCTGCTCATGTCTGATCCGGATCAAAAGAAGGTCATGGATGATGGATATATGGCGGAACGTAATGCGGTGCTCACGAACTATGAAATAGGACAATATCCGTCAGGTAAATTGTTCATAATAAATTGCAAAGAGAGCGTAAAGGCGCAGTTCGTTGTGGCTGTATGTAGTGAAAAAGGCGCATCGATTGCGGATCTGCACGTCATTGATTCACATAAGCTTGAAATATAG
- a CDS encoding 6-carboxytetrahydropterin synthase, producing the protein MRFRQYKFKFYLNARHGIYKNGVLGEVHPHTWEIVINVVKGRDETVKFHHLEHRVEELLNRYQDKTLNEIAPFDMINPTLENMCEYFKDELTEILNRNGWIFLMMEMSESPSMSYVVSLIDDSYTEEMQTINSLTDRILKEIKQSRDVEKKD; encoded by the coding sequence ATGAGATTCAGGCAATACAAATTCAAATTCTACCTCAATGCAAGACATGGAATTTACAAAAACGGAGTGCTTGGGGAGGTACATCCTCACACCTGGGAGATAGTCATAAATGTTGTCAAGGGAAGAGATGAGACTGTAAAGTTCCATCATCTGGAGCACAGAGTTGAAGAATTACTGAACAGGTATCAGGACAAGACTTTGAATGAGATTGCACCATTTGACATGATAAATCCCACACTTGAGAATATGTGTGAGTATTTCAAGGATGAGCTGACCGAAATACTCAACAGAAACGGCTGGATATTCCTGATGATGGAGATGAGTGAGTCGCCATCCATGTCCTATGTGGTTAGTCTCATTGATGACAGTTACACCGAAGAGATGCAGACCATCAATTCTCTGACAGATAGGATATTGAAAGAAATAAAGCAGAGCCGTGATGTTGAGAAAAAAGATTGA